In Chitinophaga sp. HK235, a single window of DNA contains:
- a CDS encoding glycoside hydrolase family 27 protein yields MKQKIRLMLLLFTATTCCLASFAQTPYSAWDSLALNPPMGWNSWNFFEANVSEKVIMDMADAMASNGMKDAGYQYLVIDDHWVAGRDKHNNLYADPARFPHGMKYLADYVHGKGLKLGIYSDAAWLTCGGVTGSYNFEEQDARTFAAWGIDFLKYDYCNAPEDVATAFTRYSRMGDALKKCGRPIVYSICEWGQRRPWLWARAAGGHLWRTTWDSRDVWESHNSDLTGIMEIFRQQENLAPYAGPGGWNDPDLLMVGLYGKGRSSSVDGRFKGCTFTEYRTHFALWCMLAAPLMVNMDLKNITPDILRLITHKQLIAINQDVLGKQAVTVVKRNGLQILLKPLKDKAFAVCIFNSNTGAQTFDIDLKRDLDLWQPFRVMDIWNNRETKALKGNLDGHDCAVFILQEKQQ; encoded by the coding sequence ATGAAACAGAAGATCCGTTTGATGCTTTTACTGTTTACAGCAACGACTTGCTGCCTGGCATCATTTGCCCAAACGCCTTACAGCGCCTGGGATTCGCTGGCCCTTAACCCGCCTATGGGATGGAACAGCTGGAATTTTTTTGAAGCAAATGTGAGTGAAAAGGTAATCATGGACATGGCGGACGCGATGGCCTCCAATGGCATGAAAGACGCCGGGTACCAGTATCTGGTGATTGATGACCATTGGGTGGCGGGCCGTGATAAGCACAACAACCTTTATGCAGATCCGGCCAGGTTCCCGCATGGCATGAAGTATCTCGCGGACTATGTGCATGGAAAAGGTCTGAAGCTCGGTATCTATTCCGATGCTGCCTGGCTCACCTGTGGCGGTGTTACGGGTAGTTATAATTTCGAAGAGCAGGACGCGCGCACGTTTGCGGCATGGGGAATCGATTTTCTGAAATATGATTATTGCAATGCGCCGGAAGACGTAGCGACCGCTTTTACACGCTATAGCCGCATGGGTGATGCGTTGAAAAAATGCGGACGTCCCATCGTATACTCCATCTGTGAATGGGGGCAACGCAGGCCATGGCTCTGGGCCAGGGCCGCAGGTGGCCATCTGTGGCGTACCACCTGGGACAGCCGGGATGTATGGGAATCGCATAACTCCGACCTCACCGGTATCATGGAAATATTCCGCCAGCAGGAAAACCTCGCTCCCTATGCAGGCCCCGGTGGCTGGAATGATCCGGACCTGCTGATGGTAGGTCTTTATGGCAAAGGCCGGTCTTCTTCTGTTGACGGACGTTTCAAAGGATGCACCTTCACGGAGTATCGTACCCACTTTGCATTATGGTGTATGCTGGCAGCCCCGCTGATGGTCAATATGGACCTGAAAAACATCACACCTGATATACTCCGGCTGATTACCCATAAACAGCTGATCGCTATCAACCAGGACGTGTTGGGCAAACAGGCGGTGACCGTTGTAAAGAGGAATGGCTTGCAGATACTGTTGAAACCATTGAAGGATAAGGCTTTTGCTGTTTGTATATTCAACAGCAATACAGGTGCGCAGACTTTTGATATTGATCTGAAGCGGGATCTTGACCTCTGGCAGCCATTCAGGGTTATGGATATCTGGAACAACAGGGAAACAAAGGCGCTGAAAGGAAACCTGGATGGTCATGACTGCGCAGTATTTATCTTGCAGGAAAAACAGCAATAG
- a CDS encoding SLC5 family protein, with product MFLTGLDYTVLVIYIISLLMLGFYLSRTLGQDIFLGGRSLSWWQTGFSMFSANAGPMMLIGMSSLGFSHGVVGANFEWLAWVFLLLLAMFFLPRYLSAGICTIPQYLLLRFGKNAYNFLVIYSLVSILVVWLGSALYVGGLVIAQVLGCPQIYAVALIALIATSYTAVGGFKAVVRTGIFQSVIIIVSSLILTILAFNRVIKSGDVSRHLPPDFWKLLHGSSDPEYSWLAVLAGYPVVAIYYWCADQTIVQKLLGAKDLREGQYGALFIAALKIITPAIFLLPGIICFILFSDVTTADNAYITLVKQLMPEGFRGLCIAALIAALIDTVASGLNSFSTVFTLDVIAQFREMNDKGRRLAGRWVTVLASLLAIGMASIFQHSGKGLFEITQGMVSILAPPLSVVFLASVCWKRTNRAAVNTVLYGGGSICLITGMCYLLNFPYKRFWPHFLLLSVYLFAGLSVLMVVVTLLTAPSGEAAGAPQAAEGQVEALSPKVWMGWGILAAVMLIIYLILK from the coding sequence ATGTTTCTTACTGGTTTAGATTATACCGTGCTGGTGATTTATATCATCTCACTTTTGATGCTGGGTTTTTATCTGAGCAGGACCCTTGGGCAGGACATATTCCTGGGTGGACGTTCGCTCAGCTGGTGGCAGACGGGATTTTCCATGTTCAGTGCCAATGCAGGTCCGATGATGCTGATAGGCATGTCAAGCCTTGGGTTTTCACATGGGGTGGTGGGGGCCAATTTCGAATGGCTGGCCTGGGTATTCCTGCTGCTGCTCGCCATGTTCTTTTTGCCCCGTTATCTCTCGGCAGGCATCTGCACTATCCCGCAATACCTGTTGCTCCGTTTCGGAAAAAATGCCTATAATTTTCTCGTGATCTACAGCCTGGTGTCTATACTGGTGGTATGGCTGGGCAGCGCATTATATGTGGGAGGGCTGGTGATTGCACAGGTACTGGGATGCCCGCAGATATATGCAGTGGCACTGATTGCGCTGATTGCCACCAGCTACACCGCAGTAGGCGGTTTCAAGGCGGTGGTACGCACAGGTATCTTTCAGTCGGTCATCATTATTGTTTCTTCCCTTATCCTGACAATACTGGCCTTCAACAGGGTGATAAAGAGCGGGGACGTTTCCCGGCATCTTCCTCCTGATTTCTGGAAACTGCTGCATGGCAGCTCAGATCCTGAATACTCATGGCTGGCCGTACTGGCGGGATATCCGGTGGTGGCTATTTACTACTGGTGCGCCGATCAAACAATTGTACAGAAGCTGCTGGGCGCGAAGGATCTCCGTGAAGGGCAATACGGTGCACTTTTTATTGCGGCGCTCAAGATCATAACACCGGCTATCTTTCTGCTGCCCGGTATTATCTGCTTTATTTTGTTCAGTGATGTTACAACTGCCGACAACGCCTATATCACACTGGTGAAACAACTGATGCCTGAAGGCTTCCGGGGGCTGTGTATTGCCGCGCTGATCGCGGCATTGATAGACACGGTAGCGTCGGGACTGAATTCTTTCAGTACGGTTTTTACGCTGGATGTGATTGCACAGTTCAGGGAGATGAATGATAAGGGCCGGCGGCTCGCCGGAAGATGGGTCACTGTGCTGGCTTCTCTGTTGGCGATAGGCATGGCGTCTATATTTCAGCATTCCGGGAAGGGATTGTTTGAGATCACGCAAGGCATGGTATCTATTCTGGCGCCGCCATTATCAGTGGTGTTCCTGGCATCCGTTTGCTGGAAGAGAACGAACAGAGCTGCTGTAAACACGGTGCTCTACGGAGGAGGAAGCATCTGCCTCATTACAGGTATGTGTTATCTGCTGAACTTCCCATATAAACGTTTCTGGCCGCATTTCCTGTTGCTGTCGGTATATTTGTTTGCAGGCCTGTCGGTATTGATGGTGGTAGTTACCTTGCTGACTGCTCCATCCGGTGAAGCGGCCGGGGCACCGCAGGCAGCGGAAGGGCAGGTGGAGGCGCTTTCTCCGAAAGTGTGGATGGGCTGGGGTATACTGGCTGCCGTAATGTTGATCATTTATCTGATACTGAAATAA
- a CDS encoding L-rhamnose mutarotase: protein MKKIQILLLLMVACLAACGTKEKTEEKVFVVNIVPGEQKLQEYLDYHRKIWPEVEAGFRKAGYRKITLYRYQHLLVMKIVTPAGADLQQMGKVAESYSPRCAEWNRLMAGYQLGVAGTAQGETWVEATPFYEFRNE from the coding sequence ATGAAAAAGATACAGATACTCCTGCTGCTAATGGTTGCATGTCTGGCTGCCTGTGGTACAAAAGAAAAAACGGAGGAAAAGGTTTTTGTGGTGAATATTGTTCCCGGTGAGCAAAAGCTGCAGGAATACCTCGACTATCACCGGAAGATATGGCCTGAAGTAGAAGCTGGTTTCAGAAAGGCGGGTTATAGAAAAATCACGTTGTACAGATACCAGCACCTGCTGGTGATGAAGATTGTAACACCTGCAGGGGCTGACCTGCAGCAGATGGGAAAGGTGGCGGAGTCATACAGCCCGCGCTGTGCAGAATGGAATCGCCTGATGGCAGGATACCAGTTGGGCGTAGCGGGCACGGCCCAGGGCGAAACCTGGGTGGAAGCTACCCCATTTTATGAATTCAGGAATGAATAA
- a CDS encoding RagB/SusD family nutrient uptake outer membrane protein — protein MKNKLNKAILTFCASFLLAGCNKVLDKTNLSAVGPDQVWSDVNMATAYLNQIYGKLMPGNTYGGANGTDEGVPYQKQTNDWLRGTATFDSRNTFGIYSDIRTINILLGNIDKAAFGQADKDKIKGQALFWRAWAYHSMVSNYGGVPLILDAQAPTTDLTTLQKPRNKTSECVTQILKDLDNAIALLPDAFTDNDMGRIDKGVAMAFKGRVLLFYASPLFNGLGGIASWQKAFDANKAAKEFLDAHGKGLYSTYSKIWDDELNKEVVMVRRYNYPQATYFQGGLIPLNWSKDDLGADRPSLELVNAFPMKDGSAWESQARSYDTLSFNRDDRFYANIYYNGAPNQYLKGMRDDKTYLWTYFTSITNYSGTTGLEGVHNSVTQDPLWSNSSFYRIKAIDKTIDKGTVYNAAVDWIEIRYAEVLMNYGECANEVGNTSVALDVLKQIRGRAGVLPGTLNNYGITAATQPDIRKAFQKERFVEFCFEGKRMDDLRRWKMFDYLRALPQRHGIAVLLKAGQPDVSPLSDINTVWNRFTATVITTDAVDIAIKDQYYIYGIPKSIMDRNPLFKQNNNWGGDFDPMQ, from the coding sequence ATGAAGAATAAGTTAAATAAAGCGATACTCACCTTTTGCGCTTCCTTCTTATTGGCAGGTTGTAATAAGGTGCTTGATAAAACGAATCTTTCTGCCGTGGGCCCTGACCAGGTATGGTCGGATGTAAATATGGCCACTGCTTATTTAAATCAGATTTATGGAAAGCTGATGCCAGGAAATACCTATGGCGGCGCCAACGGAACAGATGAAGGGGTTCCCTATCAAAAACAAACCAATGATTGGTTGAGAGGTACCGCCACCTTCGACTCACGAAATACCTTTGGTATATATAGTGATATACGCACCATTAATATCCTGTTAGGCAATATCGACAAAGCTGCATTTGGTCAGGCAGATAAAGATAAGATCAAAGGGCAGGCGCTGTTCTGGAGAGCCTGGGCTTATCATAGTATGGTGAGCAATTATGGTGGCGTGCCGCTGATATTGGATGCACAGGCTCCTACTACAGATTTGACAACGCTGCAGAAACCCCGCAATAAAACATCAGAGTGTGTAACACAGATTTTAAAAGATCTGGATAATGCGATTGCCTTACTGCCCGACGCTTTTACAGACAATGATATGGGCAGGATAGATAAAGGTGTGGCCATGGCTTTTAAAGGAAGAGTATTATTGTTTTATGCCAGCCCTTTGTTTAATGGCTTAGGCGGCATCGCTTCCTGGCAAAAGGCATTCGATGCCAATAAAGCAGCCAAGGAATTTTTAGATGCACATGGTAAGGGATTGTATAGCACATATAGCAAAATCTGGGATGATGAGTTAAACAAGGAAGTGGTAATGGTGCGTCGATACAACTATCCGCAGGCAACCTATTTCCAGGGGGGCCTGATTCCGCTGAACTGGTCTAAAGATGATTTGGGCGCCGACCGGCCTTCATTGGAACTGGTAAATGCTTTCCCTATGAAAGATGGCTCCGCCTGGGAATCACAGGCAAGAAGCTATGATACACTGTCTTTCAACAGAGATGACCGCTTCTACGCCAATATCTATTATAACGGAGCGCCCAACCAGTATTTAAAGGGAATGCGCGATGATAAAACCTATCTGTGGACTTATTTCACCAGTATAACAAACTACAGTGGTACCACCGGATTGGAAGGTGTGCATAACAGTGTTACACAGGATCCCCTGTGGTCTAATTCAAGTTTTTATCGCATAAAAGCCATCGATAAAACGATTGATAAAGGCACGGTGTATAATGCAGCAGTCGACTGGATTGAAATCCGTTATGCAGAAGTCTTAATGAATTATGGCGAATGTGCCAATGAAGTAGGCAATACCTCAGTGGCATTGGATGTATTAAAACAGATCAGGGGCCGTGCAGGCGTTTTACCCGGTACGCTCAATAATTACGGTATTACAGCCGCCACGCAGCCCGATATTCGGAAAGCGTTTCAGAAAGAACGTTTCGTAGAGTTTTGTTTTGAAGGTAAGCGTATGGATGATTTACGCCGCTGGAAAATGTTTGATTACCTGAGAGCCTTGCCTCAGCGCCATGGCATCGCAGTATTGCTGAAAGCTGGTCAACCGGATGTAAGTCCGCTGTCAGATATAAATACAGTGTGGAACAGATTTACTGCTACCGTGATTACCACTGATGCTGTTGATATCGCCATCAAAGACCAATATTATATTTACGGCATTCCTAAGTCGATTATGGACCGAAACCCCTTATTTAAACAGAATAATAACTGGGGAGGCGATTTCGATCCTATGCAATAA
- a CDS encoding aldo/keto reductase, translated as MDTKRIVLGTAGLGGVWGKVDERTAVRTILQALDSGITAIDTAPAYGDAEYYLGKALQQWKGPLPAISTKAGRLRSYAADQGHYDYSTTGMMNSVHHSLKTLDLPAVDILFLHDPEAVPSQEADRVVAVLQDLKQKGLTQKIGLGGNIPVWFEHHIKAGIFDVIMEFNRLNACNVAALQDRLPCCNERNIDYFAASPLNMGLLGKNFQRWQQEPPQWLPIGIITVAQRLQQIATENHLALPALAHRFLLNVPYDFSIVIGASDRTELESTLASLRQGALPASVYRDILECNNR; from the coding sequence ATGGATACAAAACGTATAGTGCTGGGAACAGCCGGTCTTGGGGGCGTATGGGGTAAAGTGGATGAAAGGACTGCTGTTCGCACTATACTTCAGGCGCTGGATAGCGGGATCACAGCCATTGATACCGCCCCCGCTTACGGGGATGCAGAATATTATCTGGGAAAAGCGCTGCAACAATGGAAAGGCCCATTGCCGGCTATTAGTACCAAAGCAGGGAGACTCAGGTCTTATGCCGCAGATCAGGGTCATTATGATTATTCTACCACCGGGATGATGAACAGCGTGCACCACTCGCTGAAAACATTAGACCTTCCTGCGGTAGACATCCTGTTCCTACACGACCCCGAGGCAGTACCATCGCAGGAAGCAGACAGGGTAGTGGCCGTGCTGCAGGATCTGAAGCAGAAAGGGCTTACACAGAAGATAGGATTGGGAGGGAACATCCCCGTGTGGTTTGAGCACCATATAAAAGCAGGCATCTTTGATGTGATCATGGAGTTCAACCGGCTGAATGCCTGTAATGTAGCTGCTTTGCAGGACAGGTTGCCCTGCTGTAATGAAAGGAATATTGATTATTTTGCGGCCAGTCCGCTGAATATGGGATTGTTGGGGAAAAACTTTCAACGTTGGCAGCAAGAGCCACCGCAATGGTTACCCATCGGTATCATAACAGTGGCACAGCGGCTACAGCAGATTGCGACAGAAAACCATCTTGCCCTGCCTGCCCTGGCACACCGCTTCCTGCTCAATGTTCCGTATGATTTCAGCATTGTGATAGGGGCATCCGACAGGACAGAGCTGGAAAGCACGCTGGCCAGCCTCCGGCAGGGGGCGCTGCCGGCATCTGTATACCGCGATATACTGGAATGTAACAACAGGTGA
- a CDS encoding glycosyl hydrolase-related protein → MFIRNCKFHVLLLWPLFSVMTSGAQSTQKDTAVREIILVFKTHFDIGYTDFAEAVVQKYSTSMIQHALEVVDKSKAQAANRKFVWTVSGWPMQQILQRSDPAVATRVKQALSNGNFAVHALPFSIQTESADPEMLVRGMNISSGLVRNAGLPLPRDAKMSDVPSHSWILPTLLTHAGVEMLHIGCNPASQSPQLPLLFWWQGPDSSRLMTMYWAKNYGTSLLPPPGWPCKTWLALMQTNDNDGPPSPEEVARIIADAHKLAPNARVRVGRLSDFYDAVMKENPQLPVVKGDMPDTWIHGFMSMPREVKSNRKISADLFTWQSINTLYRLWTSKGYSINTPLQKSYDNNLLFNEHTFGMAMSHAGSGVWAYGDAFAQMRAQGVYDDIEASWKEKSNRVFIAENTVTPYLNRALQELALESGVNGKRIFVYNPLPWTRGGLVTLHVSSDWNPGNAVKDIVTGEIMPVSNKNNVIQFIAKDIPASGYRNYQLIKEDAPMVAALSMNETTRTIENKYYRIQLDPEHGAIASMLDKNSGRELVDRNSGYGFGQYVYERFSKQDADDYTASYVKAFREEWAGAELGRPALTPGPHITVKGSHARTVFSSSPVSVSATMFFEPDANVQHRYSITATLYENSPELELIWSINGKPAEPWPEAGWISFPLNVSHPSFRLGRLGGITDPATDFVKGSNLDYGFLHTGMAVIDDKGAGVSLFSPDAPGVSLGRPGLWKYSSDYVPQQPNVFINLYNNLWSTNFTEWIEGSWSARIYLRSTAHYDNESAVITPAEESRYPLKATLVNNKGGKLPVVAAGVQVSMKGVMVTAFAENPDGTGTVLRLWEQAGNSGKCTITLPPHHPFKTACYCDLRGTPLGKPFAVNEKMEVNISAYAPLSILLK, encoded by the coding sequence ATGTTTATCAGAAACTGTAAATTCCACGTATTGTTACTGTGGCCGTTGTTCTCCGTAATGACATCCGGCGCACAGTCAACGCAGAAAGACACTGCCGTCAGGGAGATCATCCTTGTCTTCAAAACGCATTTTGACATCGGCTATACCGATTTTGCCGAAGCTGTTGTACAGAAGTACAGCACCAGCATGATACAACATGCCCTGGAAGTGGTAGACAAAAGCAAGGCACAGGCTGCAAACAGGAAATTTGTATGGACGGTTTCAGGCTGGCCTATGCAGCAGATATTGCAACGCAGTGATCCGGCAGTGGCCACACGGGTGAAGCAGGCGCTCTCCAACGGGAACTTTGCCGTGCATGCGTTGCCATTCAGCATACAGACGGAATCAGCGGACCCGGAGATGCTGGTGCGTGGCATGAACATCTCCTCCGGTCTGGTGCGTAATGCAGGATTACCGTTACCCCGCGATGCGAAGATGTCGGATGTGCCCAGTCATTCCTGGATACTGCCTACGTTGCTCACACATGCCGGGGTAGAGATGCTGCATATCGGCTGTAATCCGGCATCTCAATCACCGCAGCTGCCGTTGCTGTTCTGGTGGCAGGGCCCCGACAGTTCCAGGCTGATGACCATGTACTGGGCGAAGAACTACGGCACCTCACTGCTCCCTCCGCCCGGCTGGCCCTGTAAAACATGGCTGGCGCTGATGCAGACAAATGATAACGACGGCCCGCCATCTCCGGAAGAGGTGGCCCGGATCATCGCAGATGCACATAAACTGGCTCCCAACGCCAGGGTCAGGGTAGGGCGCCTCTCTGATTTCTACGACGCAGTCATGAAAGAAAACCCTCAACTGCCTGTTGTGAAGGGAGACATGCCTGATACATGGATACACGGCTTCATGTCAATGCCCCGCGAAGTAAAGAGCAACCGGAAAATAAGCGCAGACCTCTTCACCTGGCAATCTATTAACACGCTCTATCGCCTCTGGACTTCCAAAGGATATAGTATCAATACACCGCTGCAAAAATCATATGACAACAACCTGTTGTTCAATGAGCATACTTTCGGTATGGCTATGAGCCACGCTGGGAGCGGGGTATGGGCGTATGGGGACGCCTTCGCGCAAATGAGGGCACAGGGTGTGTATGATGATATTGAAGCTTCCTGGAAAGAAAAGAGCAACCGTGTCTTTATAGCAGAGAATACCGTTACGCCTTATCTTAACCGCGCGTTGCAGGAGCTGGCGCTGGAATCCGGCGTGAACGGCAAGCGGATCTTCGTCTACAACCCATTACCATGGACACGTGGCGGCCTTGTCACCTTACATGTGTCTTCCGACTGGAACCCGGGTAATGCGGTAAAGGATATTGTAACGGGAGAGATTATGCCCGTATCCAATAAAAATAATGTGATACAGTTTATCGCAAAAGATATTCCTGCATCCGGTTATCGCAACTATCAGCTGATAAAAGAGGATGCTCCCATGGTAGCGGCATTAAGCATGAATGAAACTACCCGCACCATTGAGAATAAATACTACCGCATACAGCTGGATCCTGAGCATGGTGCCATTGCCTCCATGCTGGATAAGAACAGTGGCAGGGAGCTGGTAGACCGCAACAGCGGGTATGGTTTCGGGCAATATGTATATGAACGTTTCAGTAAGCAGGATGCAGACGATTATACCGCCAGCTATGTAAAAGCATTTCGTGAGGAATGGGCAGGTGCAGAGTTGGGCAGGCCGGCACTGACGCCAGGTCCGCATATAACTGTAAAAGGGAGCCATGCGAGAACAGTATTTTCGTCTTCTCCTGTAAGTGTAAGCGCCACCATGTTTTTTGAGCCTGATGCCAACGTTCAGCACCGGTATAGTATCACGGCCACCTTATACGAAAATTCTCCTGAACTGGAACTGATATGGAGCATTAACGGGAAACCTGCAGAACCATGGCCGGAGGCAGGATGGATCAGCTTTCCGCTGAATGTCAGCCATCCTTCTTTCAGACTGGGCAGGCTTGGAGGAATAACTGATCCCGCAACAGATTTTGTGAAAGGCAGCAACCTGGATTATGGCTTCCTGCATACAGGGATGGCCGTGATCGATGACAAAGGCGCCGGTGTGAGTTTGTTCTCCCCGGACGCTCCAGGCGTAAGCCTCGGCCGTCCAGGGCTGTGGAAGTACTCTTCAGACTATGTGCCTCAGCAGCCAAATGTCTTCATCAACTTGTATAACAACCTGTGGAGCACCAATTTTACAGAGTGGATAGAAGGTTCATGGTCAGCCAGGATATACCTGCGCAGCACAGCGCATTATGACAATGAAAGCGCCGTGATCACACCGGCAGAAGAATCTCGCTACCCGCTGAAAGCCACGCTGGTAAATAACAAAGGCGGAAAGCTGCCTGTTGTTGCTGCAGGAGTGCAGGTATCCATGAAAGGGGTAATGGTGACCGCCTTCGCTGAAAACCCTGATGGCACAGGAACTGTCCTTCGCTTATGGGAGCAGGCAGGTAACAGCGGAAAGTGTACTATTACGCTTCCTCCGCATCATCCCTTTAAGACAGCCTGTTATTGCGACCTGCGAGGGACACCATTAGGAAAACCTTTTGCGGTGAATGAAAAGATGGAAGTCAACATCAGCGCATATGCGCCATTAAGTATTTTATTAAAATAA